The Oncorhynchus clarkii lewisi isolate Uvic-CL-2024 chromosome 29, UVic_Ocla_1.0, whole genome shotgun sequence genome contains a region encoding:
- the LOC139388359 gene encoding apical endosomal glycoprotein, with protein MGFNRGISALVLLLTFLWAIGSQTLACQTPELKCDFVCDCTDCIDENGCGYRGMDFVCDFEDPDVCGWQDQSLEKAYSWERRQRGDTLPDSGPSSDFTIGTATGWFMGVTEVKAHSPSTAVMASPMMKQSSPSCRMHLRYFLWDPGFTGMGPAPLWASVYREDSTQQAVVWRPESTSVRGWREATVFLGRIPTTFQIRLHSQRTEGRRGDVAIDQLQFFDCALPLPVPGESCAAGLLQCNREGCVEQRQVCDGTDDCGDKTDEQNCGGYWGCDFEEGVCNWDLRTLSTSLKWTRTSQANISTTDPFKGPGRDHSDNTASGHFLYVTVPEGGLKSDWTSFQSPLLEPTNSTHPCKMVMYSHQFGPRSGGLSVLVADTEIYPVWQRGGALGDLWVKAEVEIISNTSFQLVFVAAIRDKEYGGVAIDSIMMSPNCRLSKENFTLANFPKPPGHPCTSDTSKICDFREDCEDKDDEAKCGDFSYEKGSSGWTDSSIGSQQWVLNDTPKDKYLFLAEAPGQQLTEAQTRTPLLGPSGPACTLNFSYSLTSKSNHTGELSIRVIDSLLGILPRLWEFSGKTGSVEGVYQQAQVYIGARDHRFQMEFVARARKLCPCARISVKDVRFINCHAQYFPSSPTALSCNFEEGLCGWYQDQTDNFDWSLLTGMDHSIGVGKNLAVDVWSPLLRGVSGRLLSYRQPGTPGHHCLSFYYKLYGPETGALSVKMRDAYGGESLLWSRSGAHGNFWHEGHCPVSEQLTSFQLIFEAVRSGFDGRVALDDVAFVNGPCTVPNKCSFEGQQCGYTSAGTASWLHTNWQSSNTGPKTDHTLETVMGYYMMADSDVEILPQGSVATLRSPVRVGVAQTECVHFWYHMGGENPGLLTVYMKPVKGDRVKIFSNNLDQGDVWRQGNGNISSTITDWQLEFEVQGAGGKGTHVSVDDVIFSSHPCQTLGTKCDLEIGMCDWTNTQNPELDQLDWELTSAEAETHYPIPSHDHTLGTERGHFLFLPSSTRDTAKYKAWLLSPHLPSTMGTCLRFWVYKPVSHGSHLKVCRQSEGNLEQMLSVEEVGAVWSRFNVDITSAEEYQIIFEGFKGYAGVLALDDIDYDIGFNCAGEAKDPLTTTPEPDNAGGIVASIIVVLLLLATLGVLLYYYLRTQDKTKAMTGGAVEQSASPSAIEGIANDMYDPHPTQDRMTVSPVPAQPMAGDFTNEVCVSDSSELVRKEMV; from the exons ATGGGATTTAACAGAGGGATTTCAGCACTGGTTTTACTGCTGACGTTTCTCTGGG CGATTGGCTCACAGACACTTGCATGCCAGACCCCAGAGCTGAAGTGTGACTTTGTTTGTGACTGTACAGACTGCATCGATGAAAACGGCTGTG GCTACAGAGGGATGGACTTTGTGTGTGACTTTGAGGACCCAGACGTGTGTGGCTGGCAGGACCAGTCCTTGGAGAAGGCCTACTCCTGGGAGAGGCGTCAGAGAGGGGACACACTGCCAGACAGCGGACCCTCCTCAGACTTCACCATTGGGACAGCCACAG GTTGGTTTATGGGAGTGACCGAAGTGAAGGCACATTCTCCCAGCACTGCAGTGATGGCATCTCCAATGATGAAACAGTCTTCTCCCTCATGCCGAATGCACCTCAGATACTTCCTCTGGGACCCAG GGTTCACAGGAATGGGGCCTGCCCCACTGTGGGCATCTGTGTATAGGGAGGACAGCACCCAGCAGGCAGTGGTGTGGCGTCCTGAGAGCACCAGCGTGCGTGGCTGGAGGGAGGCAACCGTCTTCCTGGGACGCATCCCCACCACCTTCCAGATCCGCCTCCACTCCCAACGCACCGAGGGGCGCCGCGGAGACGTGGCTATAGACCAGCTGCAGTTCTTCGACTGTGCCCTGCCTT TGCCAGTCCCAGGGGAGTCGTGTGCTGCAGGGTTACTGCAGTGTAACAGGGAGGGCTGTGTGGAGCAGCGTCAGGTCTGTGACGGCACTGATGACTGTGGTGACAAAACTGATGAGCAGAATTGTG GAGGCTACTGGGGCTGTGACTTTGAGGAAGGAGTGTGTAACTGGGACCTGAGGACTCTCTCCACTAGTCTGAAGTGGACAAGGACCAGTCAAGCCAATATCTCCACAACAGACCCTTTTAAAGGACCTGGTAGAGACCATTCCGACAATACTGCATCGG GTCACTTCCTGTATGTCACTGTACCTGAAGGCGGGCTCAAATCTGATTGGACATCCTTTCAAAGCCCTCTACTGGAACCAACCAATAGCACACATCCTTGCAAG ATGGTGATGTACAGCCACCAGTTTGGGCCAAGGTCTGGAGGCCTGTCTGTGCTGGTGGCAGACACTGAGATCTACCCGGTGTGGCAGAGGGGGGGTGCCCTAGGGGACCTCTGGGTCAAGGCTGAGGTGGAGATCATTAGCAACACCAGCTTCCAA CTTGTGTTTGTGGCTGCGATCCGAGACAAGGAGTATGGAGGGGTTGCTATAGATAGCATTATGATGTCTCCTAACTGCCGTCTCTCTAAAG AAAATTTTACATTAGCAAATTTCCCCAAACCTCCTGGGCATCCTTGCACTAGCGATACCAGTAAGATCTGTGACTTTCGTGAAGACTGTGAGGATAAAGATGACGAGGCCAAGTGCG gagACTTCTCCTATGAGAAGGGCAGCTCTGGATGGACAGACAGCAGCATTGGAAGCCAGCAGTGGGTGCTGAATGACACCCCCAAAG aCAAGTACCTGTTTTTAGCTGAAGCCCCAGGGCAGCAGTTAACTGAGGCCCAGACACGCACCCCTCTCCTGGGCCCCTCGGGGCCAGCCTGCACCCTCAACTTCTCCTACTCCTTGACCAGCAAGAGCAATCACACCG GTGAGCTGTCCATCCGGGTGATTGACAGTCTGTTGGGCATTCTGCCCAGGCTGTGGGAGTTCAGTGGGAAAACAGGATCTGTAGAGGGGGTGTACCAGCAGGCGCAGGTGTACATCGGAGCCAGGGATCACCGCTTCCAG ATGGAATTTGTGGCTCGTGCTAGGAAGTTGTGCCCATGTGCCAGAATATCTGTGAAGGATGTTCGTTTCATCAACTGTCACGCTCAGTATTTCCCATCCTCTCCCACAG CTCTGTCATGTAACTTCGAAGAGGGACTGTGTGGCTGGTACCAGGATCAAACGGACAACTTTGACTGGAGCCTGCTCACAGGGATGGACCATTCCATTGGCGTCG GTAAAAACCTTGCTGTAGACGTATGGAGCCCCTTGTTACGGGGTGTGTCTGGCCGTCTGTTATCGTACCGTCAGCCAGGCACCCCCGGACATCACTGCCTGTCCTTCTATTATAAGCTCTACGGGCCTGAGACAG gTGCACTCAGTGTTAAGATGCGTGATGCCTACGGCGGTGAGAGTCTGCTATGGAGCCGCAGCGGTGCCCATGGCAACTTCTGGCATGAGGGACACTGTCCagtatctgagcagctaactagCTTCCAG ctgatATTTGAAGCAGTGCGCTCCGGCTTTGACGGGCGGGTTGCACTAGATGACGTGGCGTTTGTGAACGGCCCATGCACCGTGCCCAATAAGTGCTCCTTTGAAGGCCAGCAATGCGGCTACACCAGCGCTGGCACTGCCAGCTGGCTCCACACTAACTGGCAGTCCTCCAACACTGGGCCAAAAACAGACCACACACTGGAGACAGTGATgg GGTACTACATGATGGCAGACAGTGATGTGGAGATCCTACCACAGGGCAGTGTAGCCACCCTTAGATCCCCTGTGCGAGTAGGCGTGGCACAAACAGAGTGTGTTCACTTCTGGTACCACATGGGGGGAGAGAATCCTG GTTTGCTGACTGTGTACATGAAGCCAGTGAAAGGAGATAGGGTGAAGATCTTCTCCAACAACCTGGACCAGGGAGATGTCTGGCGCCAAGGCAACGGCAACATCAGcagcaccatcacagactggCAG TTGGAGTTTGAGGTGCAGGGAGCGGGTGGCAAAGGCACTCATGTCTCAGTTGATGACGTAATTTTCTCAAGCCATCCTTGTCAAACACTTG GTACTAAGTGTGACCTGGAGATAGGAATGTGTGACTGGACCAACACTCAGAACCCTGAGCTAGACCAGTTGGACTGGGAGCTGACCAGTGCTGAGGCAGAGACCCActaccccatcccatcccatgaCCACACCcttgggacagagagag GTCACTTCCTGTTCCTCCCCAGTAGCACCAGGGACACAGCCAAATACAAGGCCTGGTTACTGAGTCCTCATCTGCCCTCCACCATGGGCACCTGCCTGCGCTTCTGGGTGTACAAACCAGTCTCCC ATGGTAGTCATCTGAAGGTGTGTAGGCAGTCTGAAGGGAACCTGGAACAAATGTTGAGTGTGGAAGAGGTTGGAGCAGTTTGGTCACGCTTCAATGTTGACATCACTTCTGCTGAAGAGTATCAG ATTATATTTGAGGGTTTCAAAGGATACGCTGGAGTCTTGGCCCTGGATGACATTGACTATGACATAGGATTCAACTGTGCCGGTGAAGCAAAAGACCCACTAACAA CCACACCAGAACCAGACAACGCAGGAGGTATTGTTGCTTCCATCATCGTggtactgctgctgctggccaCTCTGGGAGTGTTGCTGTACTACTACCTGCGCACCCAGGACAAAACAAAGGCAATGACTGGCGGAGCTGTGGAACAATCAGCTTCGCCTTCCGCTATCGAAGGCATTGCCAATGACATGTATGACCCACACCCCACA